A DNA window from Kiloniellales bacterium contains the following coding sequences:
- a CDS encoding UxaA family hydrolase, translating into MTTHFIVHDKTDTVGVVVVEGVEAGADLTGWLMETDETISAKALDSIPLGHKIALGDIADGDAVLKYGHDIGKAVAAIPAGSHVHVQNLKTKKW; encoded by the coding sequence ATGACCACGCATTTCATTGTCCACGACAAGACCGACACGGTCGGCGTCGTCGTGGTCGAGGGCGTCGAGGCCGGTGCCGATCTGACCGGCTGGCTGATGGAGACCGACGAGACGATCAGCGCCAAGGCGCTCGATTCGATTCCCCTGGGCCACAAGATCGCGCTGGGCGACATCGCCGACGGCGACGCCGTCCTCAAGTACGGCCACGACATCGGCAAGGCCGTGGCGGCGATCCCGGCGGGCAGCCATGTCCACGTCCAGAACCTCAAGACCAAGAAGTGGTAG